In one Melaminivora jejuensis genomic region, the following are encoded:
- the bcsA gene encoding UDP-forming cellulose synthase catalytic subunit, with product MATDHRTFADTVADRNPQSFEAKWRTQARRIVDLPLWNHPVARLAAVIIGAVMLAVVISVPLSLGGQLVFAAGSFAGALLLNRTPGRLSTLAMIVLSITASSRYIYWRVTDTIGFTNWLDGFFGFGLLLAEFYAFLVLLIGFFQTAWPLQRRPVPMPENMDEWPSVDVFIPTYNEPLEVVKQTVFSAMQMDWPADRLHVYVLDDGRRDEFRDFCAELGVGYLRRDNNAHAKAGNINAALAITDSEYVTIFDCDHIPTRSFLQVCMGWFARDDKLAMLQTPHHFFSPDPFEKNLDTFHVMPNEGELFYGIVQDGNDLWNAAFFCGSCAIIKRGPLLEVGGVAVETVTEDAHTALKLSRLGYNTAYLELPQAAGLATESLSAHVGQRIRWARGMAQIMRIDNPLLGPGLKLGQRLCYFNAMLHFFYGLPRLVFLTAPLAYLFLGAHVFQATAAMITAYALPHLAHASITNSRIQGRFRYSFWNEVYESVLAWYIMRPVLLAVINPKLGKFNVTAKGGMVEHSYFDWSIARPYLILLIVNALGFFVGIWRLTVAADTVVLTTIIINMVWTTYNVILISASLAVASETRQIRSTPRVSVALPAALRFADGRTLMCETDDFSQNGVGLRVQAGSGVAVGTPVQVTLFRSDEEATFPAVVTFGGKERMGLQFDGLSLQQQAALSRLTFARADVWLEFWGNRQHDRPLSSLKSVMVIGVRGIGQVMGNLMNIVRGRRVLLGDRPSQG from the coding sequence ATGGCCACCGACCACAGAACCTTCGCCGATACCGTTGCCGACCGCAACCCACAGAGCTTCGAGGCCAAGTGGCGCACCCAGGCACGCCGTATCGTCGATCTGCCGCTGTGGAACCATCCGGTGGCGCGCCTGGCAGCCGTCATCATCGGCGCCGTCATGCTGGCCGTGGTCATCAGCGTGCCCTTGAGCCTGGGCGGACAACTGGTCTTTGCCGCCGGCAGCTTTGCCGGCGCGCTGCTGCTCAACCGCACGCCCGGACGCCTGTCCACGCTGGCCATGATCGTGCTGTCGATCACCGCCTCCTCGCGCTACATCTACTGGCGCGTCACCGACACCATAGGCTTTACCAACTGGCTGGACGGCTTCTTCGGCTTCGGCCTGCTGCTGGCCGAGTTCTACGCCTTCTTGGTGCTGCTGATCGGCTTCTTCCAGACGGCCTGGCCGCTGCAGCGCCGCCCCGTGCCCATGCCCGAGAACATGGACGAATGGCCCAGCGTGGACGTCTTCATCCCGACCTACAACGAGCCGCTGGAGGTGGTCAAGCAGACGGTGTTCTCCGCCATGCAGATGGACTGGCCAGCCGACCGGCTGCATGTCTATGTGCTCGACGATGGCCGGCGCGATGAATTCCGCGACTTCTGCGCCGAACTGGGCGTGGGCTATCTGAGGCGCGACAACAATGCGCACGCCAAGGCCGGCAACATCAACGCCGCCCTGGCCATCACCGATTCCGAGTACGTCACCATCTTCGACTGCGACCACATCCCCACGCGCTCGTTCCTGCAGGTGTGCATGGGCTGGTTCGCGCGCGACGACAAGCTGGCCATGCTGCAGACGCCGCACCACTTCTTCTCGCCCGACCCGTTCGAGAAAAACCTGGACACCTTCCACGTCATGCCCAACGAGGGCGAGCTGTTCTACGGCATCGTGCAGGACGGCAACGACCTGTGGAACGCGGCGTTTTTCTGCGGCTCGTGCGCCATCATCAAGCGCGGGCCGCTGCTGGAGGTCGGTGGCGTGGCCGTGGAGACCGTGACCGAGGACGCGCACACGGCGCTGAAACTCAGCCGCCTGGGCTACAACACTGCCTACCTGGAGCTGCCGCAGGCCGCAGGCCTGGCCACCGAGAGTCTGTCGGCGCACGTCGGCCAGCGCATCCGCTGGGCGCGCGGCATGGCGCAGATCATGCGCATCGACAATCCGCTGCTGGGGCCGGGCCTGAAGCTGGGCCAGCGTCTGTGCTACTTCAACGCCATGCTGCACTTCTTCTATGGGCTGCCGCGGCTGGTGTTCCTGACGGCGCCGCTGGCCTACCTGTTTCTGGGCGCGCATGTGTTCCAGGCGACGGCGGCCATGATCACCGCCTACGCCCTGCCGCATCTGGCGCACGCCAGCATCACCAACTCGCGCATCCAGGGGCGCTTTCGCTACTCGTTCTGGAACGAGGTCTATGAGTCGGTGCTGGCTTGGTACATCATGCGCCCGGTGCTGCTGGCGGTGATCAACCCCAAGCTGGGCAAATTCAACGTGACGGCCAAGGGCGGCATGGTCGAGCACTCGTACTTCGACTGGTCGATCGCCCGGCCCTACCTGATCCTGCTGATCGTGAACGCCCTGGGCTTTTTCGTCGGCATCTGGCGCCTGACGGTGGCTGCCGATACCGTGGTGCTCACGACCATCATCATCAACATGGTCTGGACGACCTACAACGTCATCCTGATCAGTGCCAGCCTGGCCGTGGCCAGTGAAACGCGCCAGATCCGCAGCACGCCGCGCGTGTCGGTGGCGCTGCCGGCAGCGCTGCGCTTCGCCGATGGCCGCACGCTGATGTGCGAGACCGACGACTTCTCGCAAAACGGCGTCGGCCTGCGGGTGCAGGCCGGCTCGGGCGTGGCCGTCGGCACGCCGGTGCAGGTGACGCTGTTTCGCTCCGACGAGGAGGCCACCTTCCCGGCGGTCGTCACCTTCGGCGGCAAGGAGCGCATGGGCCTGCAGTTCGACGGCCTGAGCCTGCAGCAACAGGCCGCGCTGTCGCGCCTGACCTTTGCCCGCGCCGATGTCTGGCTGGAGTTCTGGGGCAACCGCCAG